A genomic segment from Flavobacterium sp. 9R encodes:
- a CDS encoding tetratricopeptide repeat protein — MQLSNEEEDYSLSLSKFESMLKTNKVFFFDSEEFEEIILHYLDIGKANLAKKALKLALDQHPKSTGLKLVQVEMLVYDDKLDLAEKMLNELYAIEPTNEEIYIQKANIWSKRDQHEKAVEQLKIALKYTDDYADVYNLIGMEYLFMDNLELAKQSFIQCLEEDIEDQSALYNVVYCFEFLDQNQEAIAYLIKYIDKNPYSEIAWHQLGRLHYSVKEYENAIRAFDYATLIDEEFLGAFMEKAKALERLKQYEEAIISYSRTIELDDATSYALLRIGKCHEKLGNKALALKFFNQTVHEDPLLDKGWIAITDFYMRQKNFQKALFFVNKALAIDNQNRLYWKRYATINKQMNFYEEAEFGYRKAVEYGDYQLDTWLFWVDILQFLGEFDTAIQTLLQAAEFFPDENEVEYRLAGLYIMIQEETKGKLHLSNALRLNFDNYILIEDLFPVVWNRKMVQNYIAKHKK; from the coding sequence ATGCAATTAAGCAACGAAGAAGAAGACTACAGCTTGTCTTTATCCAAATTTGAGTCGATGTTGAAAACCAACAAAGTGTTCTTTTTTGACTCCGAGGAATTCGAAGAAATTATCCTTCATTACCTTGATATTGGAAAAGCTAACTTGGCAAAGAAAGCCTTAAAACTAGCATTGGACCAACATCCAAAATCTACTGGACTTAAACTAGTTCAAGTTGAAATGTTGGTGTACGATGACAAATTAGACCTTGCCGAAAAAATGCTCAACGAATTGTATGCAATTGAGCCCACAAACGAAGAAATATATATCCAAAAAGCCAATATTTGGTCCAAAAGAGACCAGCATGAAAAAGCTGTTGAACAACTCAAAATCGCTTTAAAATATACTGACGATTATGCAGATGTTTACAACTTAATCGGTATGGAGTATTTGTTTATGGACAATTTAGAATTAGCCAAACAAAGTTTCATACAATGTTTAGAAGAAGATATCGAAGACCAATCTGCTTTGTACAATGTAGTTTATTGCTTTGAATTTTTAGACCAAAATCAAGAAGCAATAGCTTATTTAATAAAATACATTGACAAAAATCCTTACAGCGAAATTGCATGGCATCAATTAGGCCGTTTGCATTATAGCGTTAAAGAATACGAAAATGCCATTCGAGCTTTTGATTATGCTACCCTAATCGACGAAGAGTTTTTAGGTGCTTTTATGGAAAAAGCAAAGGCTTTAGAGCGCTTGAAACAATACGAAGAAGCCATCATAAGCTACAGTCGAACTATAGAACTAGACGACGCTACTTCCTATGCTTTGCTTCGTATTGGAAAATGCCACGAAAAATTAGGTAATAAAGCATTGGCGCTTAAATTCTTTAACCAAACAGTACACGAAGACCCCCTTTTAGATAAAGGTTGGATAGCTATTACTGATTTTTATATGCGTCAAAAAAACTTCCAAAAAGCGCTGTTTTTTGTAAATAAAGCTTTGGCAATTGACAATCAAAATCGTTTGTACTGGAAACGCTATGCCACTATCAATAAACAAATGAACTTCTATGAAGAAGCAGAATTTGGATACCGTAAAGCAGTTGAATATGGTGACTATCAATTAGATACTTGGTTGTTTTGGGTTGATATTTTACAATTTTTAGGAGAGTTTGATACTGCGATACAAACTTTACTACAAGCAGCAGAATTTTTCCCTGATGAAAATGAAGTCGAATATCGATTAGCTGGTTTATACATAATGATACAAGAGGAAACCAAAGGAAAATTGCACCTAAGTAATGCTTTGCGACTCAATTTTGATAATTATATTTTAATAGAAGACTTATTCCCAGTTGTTTGGAACCGAAAAATGGTTCAAAACTATATTGCAAAACATAAAAAATAA
- a CDS encoding aspartate aminotransferase family protein, giving the protein MNTDFIKYQAQTSPYPLGMEVSHAIGSYIYDTNNKKYLDFVAGVSACTLGHQNKRVNDAIKNQLDKYSHVMVYGEYSQSPSVAFCKLLAEQLPEPLKKTYLVNSGTEAIEGALKLARRTTGRSQLISCHNAYHGNTMGSMSVMGFEERKQVFRPLIPDVDFITFNNEADLEKITTKTAGIILETIQGGAGFIQPENDFLKKVRQRCTEVGAMMIVDEIQPGFGRTGKLFGFQNYDVVPDIVVMGKGMGGGMPVGAFTAAPEMMDLLSHDPKLGHITTFGGHPVIAAASLATLQEITETNLMTDALEKEKLFRSLLVHPLIKEIRGKGLMLAAMTEHAEITNEVILKCQDRGLILFWLLFEGCAIRITPPLTISEDEIREGCAIILEVMNEVAFSKNI; this is encoded by the coding sequence ATGAATACAGATTTCATCAAATACCAAGCACAGACTTCACCTTACCCATTAGGAATGGAAGTTTCGCATGCCATTGGCTCCTACATTTACGATACAAATAATAAGAAATATTTAGATTTTGTAGCTGGCGTATCCGCTTGTACTTTGGGACATCAAAACAAGCGAGTGAACGATGCAATCAAAAATCAATTAGATAAATATTCGCATGTTATGGTTTATGGCGAGTATTCTCAAAGTCCTTCTGTTGCTTTTTGTAAACTATTAGCTGAACAATTACCTGAACCGTTAAAGAAAACCTATTTAGTCAATTCTGGTACAGAAGCTATTGAAGGTGCCTTAAAATTAGCAAGAAGAACCACCGGCAGAAGCCAATTAATCTCATGCCACAATGCCTATCACGGAAACACTATGGGCTCAATGAGTGTTATGGGTTTCGAAGAAAGAAAGCAAGTATTTCGTCCTTTAATTCCAGATGTGGATTTTATTACCTTCAATAACGAAGCCGATTTAGAAAAAATAACTACTAAAACTGCAGGAATCATCCTTGAAACCATTCAAGGTGGTGCTGGTTTTATTCAACCAGAAAATGATTTTCTAAAAAAAGTAAGACAACGTTGCACAGAAGTTGGTGCCATGATGATTGTTGATGAAATTCAACCTGGATTTGGAAGAACAGGCAAATTATTTGGCTTTCAAAACTACGACGTAGTTCCTGATATTGTAGTTATGGGAAAAGGTATGGGCGGAGGAATGCCTGTTGGCGCATTTACAGCAGCACCAGAAATGATGGATTTATTGAGTCATGATCCAAAATTAGGACATATCACCACCTTTGGAGGTCACCCTGTCATTGCGGCAGCTAGTTTGGCCACCTTGCAGGAAATTACCGAGACAAATCTTATGACAGACGCTTTAGAAAAAGAAAAACTGTTTAGAAGTCTTTTGGTACATCCTTTGATAAAAGAAATCAGAGGAAAAGGATTAATGCTTGCGGCAATGACGGAACACGCCGAAATCACCAACGAAGTAATCTTAAAGTGTCAAGACAGAGGATTAATTCTATTTTGGTTACTTTTTGAAGGCTGCGCTATACGAATAACACCTCCGCTAACTATTTCAGAAGACGAAATTAGAGAAGGTTGTGCCATCATTCTTGAGGTTATGAATGAAGTAGCATTTAGCAAAAACATATAG
- a CDS encoding OstA-like protein — protein sequence MKKLVFIIRFCLIISITPHLLAQAPKKIVVEHSDFFAVNQIEAPDAALLTGNVRMIHDGVVMTCNKAYYFEKENYIKAFGNVQLVQGDTLFLNSKYAEYSGNAKKAFATGNAVMSSPDATLATDTINFDRNTQEVFYNTNGTIVNKENTLKSKSGRYYVTQKKFQFLTAVTITNPTYVIKSNHLDYYSNSGHSYLLGPSTITSKANYIYTEKGFYDTKKNLAHFLNKSYIKYDDRLIRGDSLYYDRNKEFASATRNVKITDSINRGIVKGHYAEVYKKQDSMFVTKRAVAVNFVENDSVYIHGKKLMVTGKEGNRIIRAFNNVRFYKTDMSGKCDSIHSSTKIALTKLIGNPILWNAENQITGDIMHLIGDSKTEKLDSLKVLNNTFIVSKDTLGTGFNQVKGQDLFGKFKDGKLHDIDIIKNTEVIYYMRNDDKELIGINKNKSSKINIIFDKNAIETITFFKDVDGDIFPEKDLPENGRKLKGLVWRGDERIKSKDDIFPPEENIDNEKIIKQTKIANDRAGVPIKPRKETLNYDKKKPTAKTKK from the coding sequence TTGAAGAAACTAGTATTTATTATCCGTTTTTGTTTGATAATTAGCATTACTCCTCACCTCTTGGCTCAGGCTCCAAAAAAAATTGTTGTAGAACATTCAGATTTTTTTGCTGTTAACCAAATTGAAGCTCCAGATGCAGCTTTACTCACAGGAAATGTTCGAATGATTCATGATGGTGTAGTTATGACTTGTAACAAAGCCTACTACTTTGAAAAAGAAAATTACATTAAAGCCTTTGGAAATGTACAGTTGGTTCAAGGAGACACACTTTTCTTAAATAGTAAATATGCGGAATATAGCGGCAACGCAAAAAAAGCGTTCGCAACTGGAAATGCTGTTATGAGTTCACCAGACGCAACTTTGGCTACCGATACCATTAATTTTGATCGCAACACACAAGAAGTATTTTATAATACTAACGGAACGATTGTCAACAAAGAAAACACACTCAAAAGTAAATCTGGAAGGTATTATGTAACACAAAAGAAGTTTCAATTCTTGACGGCAGTCACAATTACGAACCCAACTTATGTTATCAAATCCAATCATTTGGATTATTATAGTAACTCTGGGCATTCCTATTTACTGGGTCCATCGACTATTACCAGCAAAGCCAACTATATTTACACTGAAAAAGGATTTTACGACACTAAGAAAAATTTAGCGCATTTTTTAAATAAATCCTATATCAAATACGACGACCGATTAATCAGGGGAGACAGTTTATATTATGACCGAAATAAAGAATTTGCATCCGCAACGCGAAATGTAAAAATAACTGATTCTATCAATCGAGGTATCGTAAAAGGGCATTATGCAGAAGTTTACAAAAAGCAAGATTCTATGTTTGTGACCAAACGTGCCGTAGCGGTTAACTTTGTAGAAAATGACTCTGTCTATATTCACGGAAAAAAATTAATGGTCACAGGAAAAGAAGGCAATAGAATCATTAGAGCTTTCAACAATGTTCGTTTTTACAAAACGGATATGAGCGGGAAATGCGATTCTATCCATTCTAGCACCAAAATAGCATTGACAAAACTCATTGGTAATCCGATTTTATGGAATGCAGAAAATCAAATTACTGGCGACATAATGCATTTAATTGGAGATTCAAAAACAGAAAAATTAGATTCCTTAAAAGTCCTCAATAACACGTTTATTGTCTCGAAAGACACCTTGGGTACTGGTTTCAATCAAGTAAAGGGTCAGGATTTGTTTGGGAAATTTAAAGATGGGAAACTCCACGATATCGATATTATAAAAAACACAGAAGTCATTTACTATATGCGGAATGACGACAAAGAACTCATAGGAATCAACAAAAACAAGAGTAGTAAAATCAATATTATTTTTGATAAAAATGCCATTGAAACCATCACTTTCTTTAAAGATGTAGATGGCGATATTTTTCCAGAAAAAGATCTTCCAGAAAATGGCAGAAAACTAAAAGGGCTCGTCTGGCGAGGAGACGAAAGAATAAAATCCAAAGATGACATTTTTCCTCCCGAAGAAAACATCGATAATGAAAAAATCATTAAGCAAACCAAGATAGCAAATGATCGAGCGGGTGTTCCTATAAAACCCCGGAAAGAAACATTGAATTACGACAAGAAGAAACCTACAGCAAAGACAAAAAAATAG